A window from Primulina eburnea isolate SZY01 chromosome 2, ASM2296580v1, whole genome shotgun sequence encodes these proteins:
- the LOC140823607 gene encoding probable amino-acid acetyltransferase NAGS1, chloroplastic produces the protein MAASSPPPRTPFQNQRHGQESNFFSTPVGWPKGDKNQLTKRSFGIQSVNMPSLQSIDCGKKSNVLQEADKSEIEACSAVKDELFVRFFREAWPYFLAHRGSTFVVVVSAEIIDSPHLDHILMDISLLHGLGIKFVLVPGTHVQIDRLLAERGSEPKYVGSYRVTDPDSLRAAMDAAGRIHILIEAKLSPGPSLSGVRRHGDNRRWHNGVSVSSSNYLAAKRRGVFEGIDYMSTGEVKKIDVARMQEKLDQDCIVILSNLGYSSSGEVLNCNTYEVATACALALGAEKLICIIDGPILDESGRLIRFLSLQAADVLIRERAKQSETAAKYVQAVAQDDIPSVAYENSDYSFPFPKGKAFSPPPKFQNGVGFDNGSGFWSSEQGFAIGGQERLSRLNGYRSELTAAAFVCRGGVQRVHLLDGTVGGVLLKELFQRDGVGTMVASDLYEGMRMARITDLEGIKQLLLPLEESGTLIKRTQEELLEALDSFTVLEREGHIIACAALFPFSEEKCGEVAAIAVSPECRGQGQGDKLLDYIEKKASSLGLQMLFLLTTRTADWFVRRGFLECSIESIPEQRRNKINISRRSKYYMKNIRPDTSGIPLNGSFT, from the exons ATGGCTGCTTCATCTCCACCCCCTCGCACTCCGTTCCAGAACCAACGCCACGGCCAGGAATCAAATTTCTTTTCAACCCCGGTTGGGTGGCCTAAAGGCGACAAAAATCAGCTAACAAAAAGGTCTTTTGGGATTCAGTCGGTAAATATGCCTTCTTTGCAGAGTAttgattgtggaaagaagagcaATGTGTTACAAGAAGCGGATAAAAGTGAAATTGAAGCGTGTAGCGCTGTTAAAGATGAGCTTTTTGTTCGGTTCTTTCGCGAGGCATGGCCGTATTTTTTGGCTCATAGAGGCAGCACTTTCGTCGTTGTTGTTTCTGCTGAAATAATTGATAGCCCTCATCTGGATCATATTCTCATG GACATCTCTCTCCTTCATGGGCTGGGAATCAAATTCGTTCTTGTTCCTGGGACTCATGTTCAAATCGACAGGCTTCTCGCCGAGAGAG GGTCCGAACCAAAGTACGTTGGTAGCTATAGAGTTACTGATCCTGATTCTCTTAGAGCGGCAATGGATGCTGCAGGCAGAATTCATATTCTGATTGAAGCGAAGCTGTCACCTGGACCTTCATTAAGTGGCGTTCGACGGCATGGAGATAATAGGCGGTGGCATAATGGTGTCTCCGTTTCCAGCAGTAATTATCTTGCAGCTAAG AGAAGGGGAGTGTTTGAGGGTATTGATTACATGTCCACTGGTGAAGTTAAGAAAATAGACGTTGCTCGCATGCAGGAGAAGCTTGATCAGGATTGTATTGTAATTTTAAGCAATCTCGGTTACTCGAGTTCTGGGGAAGTGTTAAATTGCAA CACTTACGAGGTTGCTACAGCATGTGCCTTGGCTCTTGGTGCGGAGAAACTAATTTGCATCATTGATGGGCCAATCTTGGATGAGTCCGGAAGACTTATTCGGTTTTTATCCCTTCAAGCCGCGGATGTGTTAATTCGGGAAAGAGCTAAACAAAGTGAGACAGCTGCTAAATATGTACAAGCTGTTGCTCAAGATGATATTCCTTCTgttgcgtatgagaattcagaTTACTCATTCCCTTTTCCGAAAGGGAAGGCTTTTAGTCCCCCTCCCAAATTTCAAAATGGTGTTGGCTTTGACAACGGGAGTGGATTTTGGTCCAGTGAACAAGGTTTCGCCATTGGAGGTCAAGAAAGACTGAGTCGATTAAATGGTTACCGTTCGGAATTAACTGCTGCAGCTTTTGTTTGCAGA GGTGGTGTCCAGAGAGTTCATCTACTGGATGGTACTGTTGGCGGTGTTCTACTAAAAGAACTGTTTCAAAGAGATGGAGTTGGTACAATGGTGGCTAG CGATCTGTATGAAGGGATGAGAATGGCTAGGATTACGGACCTCGAAGGAATCAAACAGCTTTTGCTACCTTTAGAGGAGTCTGGCACATTGATAAAGAGAACTCAGGAAGAG CTACTCGAAGCATTGGATTCATTCACTGTTTTGGAAAGAGAAGGCCATATAATAGCCTGTGCAGCTCTTTTCCCTTTCTCTGAAGAGAAGTGCGGAGAGGTAGCTGCTATAGCAGTTTCTCCTGAATGTCGCGGCCAAGGACAAGGAGACAAATTGCTTG ATTATATTGAGAAAAAGGCGTCCTCTCTTGGGCTGCAAATGCTTTTCCTGCTAACAACACGAACAGCAGATTG GTTTGTCAGGCGTGGGTTCTTGGAATGTTCCATTGAATCTATACCGGAGCAGAGGAGAAACAAGATCAATATATCTCGTCGATCCAAGTATTACATGAAGAATATTCGGCCTGATACAAGTGGTATTCCTCTCAATGGTTCTTTTACATGA
- the LOC140823608 gene encoding heptahelical transmembrane protein 4 gives MGKNQANFEEVKSGGELNENQRVVSPPKEGKGTRLWKKVKYQLVEYHSLPGYLKDNEYILGHYRSEWPLRQVLLSVFTIHNETLNVWTHLIGFFLFLSLTIYTAMKVPAVVDIPTLQNLPNVLRKADLQKLRAELTTCLPSLRHMRDWHVMEVLSNCLPERFSHVNHTDVCVLRSMKEDLANIVAPLMVRPITRWPFFAFLGGAMFCLLASSTCHLISCHSKRVSYIMLRLDYAGIAALISTSFYPPVYYSFMCYPLFCNLYMGFITLLGIGTILVSLLPVFQNPEYRRFRALLFLAMGLSGVAPILHKLILFWNHPVALHTTGYELLMGSLYGLGALVYATRVPERWMPGKFDIAGHSHQLFHVLVVAGAYTHYRAGLVYLRWRDLQGC, from the exons ATGGGCAAGAATCAAGCAAATTTTGAAGAGGTGAAATCTGGTGGTGAATTAAATGAGAATCAGAGGGTTGTTTCTCCACCCAAGGAAGGGAAAGGAACGAGATTGTGGAAGAAAGTGAAGTATCAATTGGTGGAGTACCACTCACTGCCTGGATATTTGAAGGACAATGAGTATATTCTTGGTCATTACAGGTCTGAATGGCCTTTGAGGCAGGTCTTGCTCAGTGTTTTTACTATTCACAATGAGACCCTTAATGTTTGGAC GCATTTGATAGGCTTCTTCTTGTTCCTCTCTCTGACCATTTATACAGCGATGAAGGTTCCGGCTGTTGTAGACATTCCCACGCTACAAAATTTGCCAAATGTGCTGAGAAAAGCGGATCTCCAAAAATTGAGAGCAGAACTTACAACTTGTCTTCCGTCTTTGCGACACATGCGTGACTGGCATGTTATGGAAGTGCTCTCTAACTGTTTGCCTGAACGTTTTTCACACGTCAACCATACCGATGTTTGTGTTCTG cgTAGCATGAAGGAGGACCTGGCGAACATAGTAGCACCATTGATGGTACGTCCAATCACCCGGTGGCCGTTTTTTGCTTTCTTGGGTGGAGCCATGTTTTGCTTGTTGGCTAGCAGCACTTGCCACTTAATTTCTTGCCACTCCAAGCGTGTATCCTACATTATGCTTAGGCTCGATTATGCAGGAATCGCTGCCCTCATTTCTACCTCGTTTTATCCTCCTGTCTACTACTCTTTTATGTGCTATCCACTCTTCTGCAATCTCTATATGGGATTCATTACCCTGCTAGGAATCGGTACAATCTTAGTCTCTCTCCTGCCAGTGTTTCAAAATCCCGAATACCGCAGGTTTCGAGCCTTGTTATTCCTTGCAATGGGCTTGTCTGGTGTGGCACCAATTCTGCACAAACTTATCTTATTTTGGAACCATCCTGTGGCGCTGCACACGACAGGATATGAACTCTTGATGGGGTCCCTTTACGGTCTTGGAGCTCTCGTTTATGCAACAAGAGTTCCAGAGAGATGGATGCCTGGGAAATTTGACATTGCTGGACATAGCCATCAGCTGTTTCATGTACTCGTCGTTGCAGGAGCTTACACACATTACCGTGCAGGGCTCGTATATCTCAGGTGGCGCGACTTGCAGGGATGCTGA
- the LOC140824358 gene encoding uncharacterized protein — translation MSTKIFRKGSKIVSYMKAPARILARARDLYVNSMMRCAGHVGQSSAIGCSAPQFSSLPRSFSVNSSYSTASEEDLRELIRVASTRSLSGKIESEHLRVKRPSSLRVGGGVTVVPRSHTVAIGRIDEDKPCEFGVNEVDSVPRSRSYAGWWGRGKPW, via the coding sequence ATGAGCACGAAAATTTTTCGCAAAGGGAGCAAAATCGTGAGCTACATGAAAGCTCCCGCCAGGATTCTGGCCCGGGCCAGAGATTTGTACGTCAACAGCATGATGCGCTGCGCTGGGCACGTGGGACAGAGCAGCGCCATTGGCTGCTCGGCCCCCCAATTCTCCAGCCTGCCCAGAAGCTTCAGCGTTAACTCATCGTATTCAACCGCCTCGGAAGAGGATCTGAGGGAGCTCATTCGGGTCGCCTCCACTCGCAGCCTCAGCGGGAAGATCGAGTCGGAGCATCTCCGGGTGAAGAGGCCTTCGTCGCTTCGCGTCGGCGGAGGCGTGACAGTTGTTCCCCGGAGCCACACGGTGGCTATTGGGAGGATCGACGAAGACAAGCCGTGTGAATTCGGGGTTAACGAGGTGGATTCTGTTCCGAGGAGTAGAAGTTACGCAGGTTGGTGGGGAAGAGGTAAACCGTGGTGA
- the LOC140824359 gene encoding secreted RxLR effector protein 161-like — protein MGISDVILGIKIFRTPEAIVLSQSHYIETVLKKFNAYDSTPVKTPLDVNVHLAKNRGEPVSQLEYSKVIGSLMYITNCTRPDIACAVNKLSRFTSNPSDAHWKALTKVLRYLKHTSEYGLHFTRYPAVLEGYCDANWISDTNDSKSTSGYVFSMGGGAVSWRSSKQTCIARSTMESEFIALDKAAEEAE, from the coding sequence ATGGGTATTTCTGATGTAATTCTAGGGATTAAGATCTTTAGAAcaccagaagcaatagtcctatctcaatctcattaTATAGAAACAGTGTTAAAGAAGTTTAACGCTTATGACTCTACCCCAGTAAAAACGCCTTTAGACGTGAATGTCCATTTGGCAAAGAATCGTGGAGAACCAGTTTCCCAACTGGAATACTCCAAAGTTATTGGAAGCCTTATGTACATCACTAATTGTACTAGACCTGACATCGCTTGTGCGGTTAACAAGTTAAGTCGTTTTACAAGTAATCCTAGTGATGCACATTGGAAGGCGTTGACAAAGGTGCTTAGATATTTAAAGCACACCTCAGAATATGGGCTACATTTCACAAGGTATCCAGCAGTACTTGAAGGATACTGTGATGCAAATTGGATTTCTGATACCAATGACTCCAAATCCACCAGTGGCTATGTATTTAGCATGGGTGGAGGAGCAGTCTCGTGGAGGTCATCGAAACAAACTTGCATTGCGAGGTCTACTATGGAATCGGAGTTCATAGCGCTAGATAAAGCTGCAGAAGAAGCTGAGTGA